One Blastocatellia bacterium genomic window, ACATCGTCCAGCTTGAGCGGGTGGCGCGCCGTCTGCGCCATCAAGGCGGTGGCGCAAACGAGCATGAGAATCAGCGCACGGGATAGGCGGCGAATAGACATAGGTGGTGTTTCCTCCTGCAATTTTTCAACTGTTGGTTGACGATAACGACGAGATAGATGGAACCGGAAACGGCATTATACATAATTCGCCGCCGCGGTTCTAAGAAAATCCTGGGCCTTAAAAGGGAGGAATGATTCTCGCACAGCCCGGCGCTTCAGGGTGTCTGCCATTGCTGAGACGCCGCCGAGCGCAAGAGCGCGTCAATGATGGCCATGTTCTGCACGGCGTCTTCGAGCGGATAGCGCGACGGCAGGTCTTCGCGAATCGCCTGCGAGAACCGGTCGCCTTGAATCGTGTACTGGTCAACGATGGGAAGCTCGACGGTCTCGACGCCTTCACCGAACAGGCTTGAGCCATCGTCGATGAAGATGCGCGTCGGGCGGTCGGGCGGCGCGTTGAAGGGAATCTCGATCTCGATGCGCCCGCGCGCGCCAAAGATTTGCACGCGCTGATAAGCCACCATCTGCGTGCTGCACACGAAAGTAGATTGCCCGCCGGCAAAATCGAGAATGCCTGAAGTCAGCCGATCAACCTGCATCTCAGGGTCGCGCTCGATCAAAGCCATCACGCGACGCGGCTCGCCTTGAAACAGGTAACGCGACATCGCCACCAGATAACAACCGATGTCCATCAGCGCGCCGCCGCCATATTCGGGCCGGTTACGAATGTTCTGCGGGTCGCGGTTGAAGTAGCTGAACACGCCGCTAATGGCGCGCAGCTCGCCGATGCGCCCCTGTCGCACAAGGTCGAGCGCCGCCAGCCATTGCGGGTGCGTGCGCACCATGAAGGCTTCTTCGATGCGGCGACCCGTTCGGTCGCGCACGGCGATCAACTGGCGCGCTTCGTCTGCCGACAAGGCAATCGGTTTTTCGCAAAGCACATGCTTGCCGGCTTCGGCGGCTTGAATCGTCATCGGCACATGCAGGTGATTGGGCAGCGGGATGTAGACGGCTTCGATCTGCGGGTCGGCGAGCAGTTCTTCGTAAGCGCCATAAGCGGTGGGAATGCCGAGCTCGCGGGCTGCGGCTTCGGCCCTGTGATAATCCCTTGAGGCGATGGCCCGCACCTCGGACCACGCGCCGCGCTGCATCGCCGGAATCACTTTCTGCGTTGCGATCCTGGCAACGCCCAGCACACCCCACACGACTTTCTTCATTGCACAGCCTCCGCCGCCATTAAACGGCGGTCAGCTTGCTCGGCGCAAGCACGGAATCGAGCCGGCAGATGCGCCCGGCGTCGTCTAACTCGATCTGCACGGTGTAGCGTGTGGCGCGCGTCGCCGTCGAAGCGACGTCTTCAAAAACAATCGCCGGCAAGCCGTTCAGCACCCGCCACACCGGGCGCGGCTTGCCCTTCAGCTTCAGGTTGAGCGCGGCGATCAGGCGCAACAGCTTGTCGCGCCCGCGGATGGGTTGCAGCGCCGCCTGCACTTGGCCGCCGCCGTCCGAGAGGCTGACCACATCGGCGGCGAGCAATCGCTCAAGCCCTTCGGCGTCGCGGCTGTTCAGGTAGAGCAGGAATTGTTCGAGCGCCCGCCGCGTCGCTTCGCGTTTGGCGGGACTGAGGTCGGCGCGCCGCCGGTCGTAATCTTTCATGCGCTTGCGGGCGCGGAGCAACGTGACCTTGACGTTGGCTGCCGTCAGGTCGAGCGCGGCAGCGGTTTCAGCGGTCGAATAATCGAACACGTCGCGCAGCAACAACACGGCGCGCTGCTGCGGCGTCAGGGCTTCGAGCGCCAGCAGGAAGGCGAACGAGATACTCTCCAACAGGTCATAGCGCGCCGCCGGTGAATCCGTGGAGGGCGCCGCGGGCTCAAACGATGGCAGGCTTGCTTCATCGGTCGGCACAGGCGACGGCAGCCACGGCCCCGTGTAATC contains:
- a CDS encoding Gfo/Idh/MocA family oxidoreductase, producing the protein MKKVVWGVLGVARIATQKVIPAMQRGAWSEVRAIASRDYHRAEAAARELGIPTAYGAYEELLADPQIEAVYIPLPNHLHVPMTIQAAEAGKHVLCEKPIALSADEARQLIAVRDRTGRRIEEAFMVRTHPQWLAALDLVRQGRIGELRAISGVFSYFNRDPQNIRNRPEYGGGALMDIGCYLVAMSRYLFQGEPRRVMALIERDPEMQVDRLTSGILDFAGGQSTFVCSTQMVAYQRVQIFGARGRIEIEIPFNAPPDRPTRIFIDDGSSLFGEGVETVELPIVDQYTIQGDRFSQAIREDLPSRYPLEDAVQNMAIIDALLRSAASQQWQTP
- a CDS encoding sigma-70 family RNA polymerase sigma factor, whose amino-acid sequence is MTAYAETLDNDRRLLWGLCYRMTGNAADAEDLVQETFVRALEHPPRRTDEPLRPWLVRVAMNLSRDLLRRRRRRDYTGPWLPSPVPTDEASLPSFEPAAPSTDSPAARYDLLESISFAFLLALEALTPQQRAVLLLRDVFDYSTAETAAALDLTAANVKVTLLRARKRMKDYDRRRADLSPAKREATRRALEQFLLYLNSRDAEGLERLLAADVVSLSDGGGQVQAALQPIRGRDKLLRLIAALNLKLKGKPRPVWRVLNGLPAIVFEDVASTATRATRYTVQIELDDAGRICRLDSVLAPSKLTAV